The Falco biarmicus isolate bFalBia1 chromosome 7, bFalBia1.pri, whole genome shotgun sequence genome contains the following window.
CTGCTGTATGTTTCAACAGAATCAGGATCCCATCCAGTTCTTTTAAACAAGTTGCTTTGTGCTGAAAATTTCAGTAATAACTTTCTGACTGCCTGGGAACACATAGGGAAATTCTGTTTATGAACTGACATGTGGAGATCCTTAGTTTATAGCAGAAAATATATACACGAAAAAATTACAGCTTAATTGTATGAAATAATAAACCTGAAAGCATTTACAGTTCTCTGTGAATGGTTGCTAGTGTTAATCCACAAGATTTCTAATCTGTTTTAGATGATGAGATCCCGGGCTCTAGATAAACCACATATGAGGTGATATGAATGTTAGGGCCCAATTCTGCTCCTGTTTGAAGTCAGCAATAAAACTCTTGGCTTTAGGACTAAGAGCTTACAGATGATGAAAAGAAGAACTCAGCAATGAAATAtggaaagaacagatttttgaagtattttatcactttaaaaaagaaattattaattcCATCAGATCTCTCTAGATCTGAACGAAGTAAGTGGGAGATGACCATTTTTGTTATAGTAATCTGTTCAAAGGATTCTTGAAGGGATCTCAAAAGGATTTCCGGTTATGCCAGTGTAAGAGCCAATATCAACTACTGAAAATTTTTTAGAAATTTGGAATTTAAACTTTTAGACTCTGATTCCTCACAGCTCCTACCCAAGATTTGGAGTTACTACTTCTGCAGAGTTATGCCTGTGacaaagaaaaccacatttaCTTCAGGAGAGATTTCTGTTTGGTAAAACTTGGGTATGGTAACACTGATTTAGCTACTTGTACTCTTttgtgttctggttttttttcagtaataccccccccccccctccccccacctgTTAAGGAAACATTCATGAAGAGTAATTCATAGACGGATGAACCACCCTAGTTCCTAAAGTAAGCAAACAGAGGTGTCCTCTGCTCTCATAAGCAGATGTGTTGCATTGAGACCAGAGGTGGTGCAGAGCGCCCGGACTGCGTTTTGGCTGCAGAACTTCTGTACTGAGCCATACCgcttaattttcctttgtgttttgcattttttaaagataatttattttttttataaatgtttaatGAGTTGCTATTAAAAGAAGGTCCTGCTAGAGCTGTTGCGGGGGTCATGAAGTTCACACAGCCTCTTCTGTGGGTCTGtgtttaaattgtatttatgcCTAAATGATTGGATTGCTTTTACTTTTAGACGTGTGTTTTGGAAGTgactgtaaaaatgtttttgccgAGTTGCTGATTTTCATTTGAATCACAATTTCTTTTATGAGCATGTAATATAGCTTCCACTTTCAAGGCTGGAAACAAACTCAGTGAAAAATTACCTTTCCTCCCCCAGTTTAGGATTATATTGAGACACGTGCTTACATTTCCTTAGGGTTAAACACATACTTAACAAAGATGCATGAATCTGGGACACAGACCTTACAATAGTAAACATTACCATCAAATTTTCCCCAAATTCCCATCCCAAAGTACACCTCGTTTTTACATGACTATACCTTACTGTGTCATCAATCGCACATttctgggaggggaaaaaaaaaagaaaaggtgaagtaATGTGGAGGTCAtcaattttagaaataaaagtagTCCAGGAATATGGTGGTGGAACTTCAACTCGGTTATGGGACACTAAACAAACACCTGAAGTTTCCTGGCACTGCTTATAAACTatcaatttattttcaattgcatgcaatgactttttttttccccccccttttttttttttaatttcttttaaggCTCTGGCACCATGTTGAGTAAATAAAGTGCATATTAAAGTACTGTCTAAATACAGCATGGGTATACAGTTGCGGGAGAAATAGAAATAGTTTTGGAAGAAGTCATTCTGGTCTCTTGAGGAAATAATCAGTGGTTTGTAACTCTtgtaaaaaagatattttaaaaaaaattttaaaagaaacatgtttaAATAACATTCAGGTTGGAatagaaatggggaaaaaacagcaaatgtCCAAGCTGACACCTGAAATTATGCTGCTGTAGTCTCCAATTAGAATTcccaactttttttgtttgttctgtgtcAGAGCCTTAAGTGATTAAAATTGCATGTTCTGTACTATGTTTCATTGAGATATTAAAAGCAGCCCTTCCAAGCTGTGCACTGGAGTTGGCAATAGCGTCATTCTTAACACCCCTTGCTTGAAGCCTGAAGCTTCTGCCAAACATAAGACATACTGGTACATAAACATAAATGAATAAAGCGAATGCATATATTTATCATGCATATTATAAACTCTAGGTGTTCTAACTATCTGTAGACAAACCCTTAAAACATTGGATCGGCAAAGCAAATCCCTGAACTTTCCCACTCCAGTAATTTGTTTCCCAGTCTGTTCGGTGAGAAACACTTTTTGAACAGCATAACgtaacttttatttcctttgtgtgACTGAAAAGACCTAGTAACTGAGAAATTAACAGTTATCTTTTATAGCAAGTGGTACTTACCCTGAGCCTCTGCTGAGTCTCTAGGTGGCCCTTAAAGTGTTGGTGTTTGGCTGCTTTCCTCCTAGCTGTGTGGTCCCAGGCAGAAGGATTGAGCCGTCCAGGATTGTGCCCTTGGTTTCACATGTTTCTTGGGTAGTAACACAAGCAGGACTCTTCAGTTGAAACACAAATTTGTCCCTTACTGATGAAATGAGTCAAATAAGGGATACAACCGCAACCCTTCAAACAAGCAGAAGATGCTGGCTTCCTCAGGTGTTTAATGCGCGTGCCTCTTCACAGTTCTCTTGTTTCACAGTTTTTTTGCAAGCAGTTGCTCATTTCTGGTGGCTTCTTCCAAGCTGCCACAGGGAGGGTCCCCTGAGAGCCTTGTTGCTGATCTGTCTGTCTTGCTGCCACTGCTACATCACTGGCTTTCCAGAACAGCATGGAGACCACAGTACttcagggaggggggaaaagtgTAACAGCTGAGTTTCTTCCTGGCTGGTTGGTGTATTGATCTGACTGAGCAGCCAAAAGAACTCAGAGAtttgggaagcagcagagatggTGGAAAAAGGGAGGCAGCAAAGGCTGTTCCTACACTATGAATTAGGTTTGGAGCAGGGATGCAGTTCTGAAGAACCTGATGGTCTGCACTTACTGCACTTCTTGAagtggttattttttttgtgtgtgcacaaaCTACATGATACTTAATGTCGTATATGAAACTCTGCTGTCCTCATATGTCCTTTCAATATCATGCTGTATATAATGAATAAAATTCAGGGATCTGGAAAGTTCTGACCACTGTGACTGCATTTGTATAACCTCTGTCAAGGATTCAGAGTAATGTGTAAGAAAGTGTAATTTGAAATTACAGACGCATCTCTTTTAATGTATACCTAAATATTCTTTTATGTTAGTTGCCTGTCTTTTGCGTCTCTTACCTTAACATCATTACATTGAGATGGGTTGGACCACTTTAGAGGTGCAGTGTGACAGAGCTTGGGATGCTGTAATTCAGACAACAGGTGGATATAGCATGCACATTATATTCTGGATGTATATTATGCAAGAAGCTGTACAGAGCTTCTGAATCTGAATAAGGAACACATAGCTAGACTGCGTCTCCTGAGTCAAAATGTTTAGTGCTCTGGTATTGTAGGTAGCTATATCGTATAAATCCTTGTGCAGCATAAAATCTGTTCTTCCATAAGTGTAAGTCAGTAGCAACCTTCCTAATGTCAGTAAGCTATAAGAAAGGAATAAGAACTCTTAACTAGGGTAATATACATGGGGAAAGGAGCTGGGAAAAGATGTGTgctacacaaaataaaattttgtttggaCTTACTTTAGCCTCTGATTTTCAGTCACTGTATGTGAAAGCTTTTATCACCTGCTAATTTGGAAATGGCTTTCCAGCTGGTAAAGGCTAAATGCATATCTTttttaagtgtgtgtgtgcacacacacacacatttgtttCATGGAACTGAATGTTTACTGCATACCTGGCTTCTGTTGAGATTTGAAATCCACAACTGTGCTTTATTCCCTCAACTTTCTCCATATAGGATGGTCCGCACACTGTATGCCATTGGTGCTGTGTGTCTGCTGATGGGATTTCTGCTACCAAcagcagaagggagaaagaggaatCGTGGATCTCAAGGTGCTATCCCTCCTCCTGACAAAGATCAGCCCAATGATTCAGAgcaaatgcaaacacagcagcagtcaGGCTCTAGGCATCGAGAACGGGGAAAAGGCACTTCAATGCCTGCTGAGGAGGTGCTGGAGTCTAGTCAGGAGGCATTGCACATCACTGAGCGCAAATACCTAAAGCGGGATTGGTGTAAAACTCAACCGCTCAAACAAACTATCCACGAAGAAGGCTGCAACAGTCGTACCATTATCAACAGGTTCTGCTATGGCCAGTGCAATTCCTTCTACATCCCCAGGCATGTCCGTAAAGAAGAAGGCTCCTTCCAGTCTTGTTCCTTCTGCAAGCCCAAGAAGTTCACCACCATGACTGTTACACTCAATTGCCCTGAGCTTCAGCCcccaagaaagaagaaaaggatcACCCGGGTTAAGGAATGCCGGTGTATATCTATTGACTTGGACTAAACGGAGACAAACATAGTGATTGCACTCTGACTGTATGCAGCCATTGCCAGCATGAGAGTGAGTGGCATGAACTAGCATACCTTGGGGGCTGGACAAAACTGAAAGGAACCTAGTGAATTACCTAAAACAagcaccacccccccccaccccccccaacacccacccacccccccccccggccacccaagaaaaaaatggatgtaAGGGAAGGCCAcgcatgtgtgtgtttgtgtgcaagggagaaaacagaagtgtaCAAGCAAATATATGAATGTTCACTACGACAAAAAAATTTAACAGgtatgaaataagaaaaaactcTATTTACCTGCAGTCATGAATTAGGTTTCCTAGTGCGTATTCAcatttttgctgcttgctgggaAACTGGAGCTGTGGCTTTTGCTAATGTTCACCTGCTATGCTATTAGCTTTCACTGTATTAAGAGGAACATCAAAGTGAGAGGACAATATATTTGGAAGCATGAATGTATTCTTAAATATGAAGTAGgcaaaaagcagtttaaagCATAGCAAAACCATCACTGAAATAGCAGCTGTATCAAGAGTTTGTAACATGCTTcgtcaaaaaaacccaaccataaCTGCAATCCAAAAGCCATGTCTGGAGAACAATGCGGGGACATGGGAGTGCTGAAAAGCCACTATAGGTGGATGGAAAGCAGAGCTACAGCGAGTTAGAAAGCAAAAGGCTAAAGTACGTAGATGGAGAGTACAAAAGGAagtagaaaaaggaaagatacaTAAATAGGAAGACACAGAGGAAGAGATACTGTCTTCTGTTTACgttttgctttaatttataTACCTAGTCATATATTACATAAATTAAAGAGAAACTATATACAAGGCTATAAATATACTTCTGAATTCTAATGGCTCTCTCAGTCAGTCAAAACCCATACTTGTGCCACTAGAACATTTTATGTCTTGTATTTCTGCTATCAGTTATTCTTCATATccacatatatatgtatatgcagtACCTTATAGTCATTGGTATCTATATGTACATACAATGAGTATGCATACTTCATTGTGTGTATCTGaactctttcctctttttcacacacatacataaaaacCATACATAACCACAGCACAAAAATCTTGCTAACCAAGATCAAGTACAGAATGGCAGTAATTTAGTACAtaaagagcaaagcaaaaattaaaacaagcatCATGTGACTGCAAATGCAATAACCACACAAGAGACAAAAGACACGACATTCATGACTAGTAAACATTgcattgttattgttattttagCTTTGCCACAGGCATGCAGTTTGTTGAAAAAGAGATGCAGAACTTTGCCAGCAATAATCCTCTTTTTATATCTTTTACCACAGACTTGCATTTAAAATGGATTTGGACTAAGTAAAGAGAATTTCCTGAAAATTAAGGGCTAACTGCCCCTCTcatctggggggaaaaaacataaaagggGACATGCTACTTCCAACAGGTCGATGAATCTCACCTGTGAGGTTATCCTGCCTTCAGGATTAGGAGCTTAAACTTGGTCAGGGCTGTAGGGTTTGGCAGGAGCACGAGAGGTCCTGCCAAGGATTTGGTCTGTGGAGGGGGACCCTGGGCTGTGGGAGGCAGCCCTTCCATGCGTGTTGCCCGTGCTTTCCTGGGTTCTGGATGTTgtctggctggcagcaccttgTACCACATGGTGTGCAGCCTGCTCGTGCCGGTGCTGAAGAGCTCACCAGGTGCTGCCGGACCTTCCCGCCTGTGCCTGCGGGACCCCAGCCCGCCCTGTTCGGGGGGGGTGTGTGCCAAAGGAAAGGCGTGTTCCTGTGCCAGAGTCAGTACCGGGCCTGAAAGCAACCCTGACATCACTGGTGTGAGTGAAATGGGAGTTAGGTCTGCATTAATTGTATGATGAGGCTTGGATAGTCCAGGACTCAGTTTCCCCATTCAGCAGCAATACCCTCTAGTACCCGCTCTCGGTGTAACTGTTCTCTCTCACACCAGATGCCTCTCTCACCACAAAGTGATTATCTTGACAGCACTTCTGCCCACTGAACGCCGAGGAAGACAATTGTGCTCTTACTAACAcatccaaagagaaaaatatacagTGAGTGGCATGTCACAGATGCATCCTGCGTGTCCTCATTATAGGAGATGCCCCAGCTGTTGCACAATGCACCACATAGTTATTGGTGATATCCTGCATCTCTgcaattaatatatttttgctgtaaaatcCACTGCTGTGAGGTCTGCATTTGTAAGATTAAGAGATCGCAACTCGTTGGTTGATATTATTAAAATGCGTTTCATCTGGTGTAGTCTGACTCAGCAGGTTTGACACATTTCTTCATGgattttaaaatccagttttaaaATCTGGAATTACAGGAGGTAGATTTCCACTGTGTGGAACATGAATAGTTAAACAGAAAGATAAGGATATTTAATGTTATTATTAATACAAATACACTTTCACTGGTCATAGGCAGGggttgttttcctttaaattacttttttgagTTGGTTTGCAGGGGAAAGGGCCAATCTCAGCCATTGCTGAAAGTTTTGTACTAGCTAGGGTTTCTGCTCAAGAAATGGGAACACCttaagaatgatttttttttttcttcatgtgaagTTGACAGCAAAACTCCCTTTGTTTTTTACAGCGACTGCTATGTCCCTGAACCCTTAGCCATTAAGCAAAGCTTCAGACATTACTGACTGCTTTATTTGAGATTAGGCTAGcattctgaaggaaaattgATAAAAGTTTTACAAATCTTTATGTTCCAAACCAGCCTGTGCACAGATCATGATGGAACTCCCCTTGAGGCAGATTCCCCCCCAATATGTAAATTTTATACAAAGAACTTTTATGAATTGCTAGTTATTGCCTGAGAGTAAGAAAGTTCTGCTAACTTACAATTATACGAGATATTTAATATCAACCAcaatatgtatttaaatgtcTGCTTTATTCTAAAAACAATAGACTATATAACCTAAGGCTGCAGTATTTTCATGCTCGGTCTCACAAAGCAAAACTTggtttaaaatgaagttttaattattttgtagcTGAATAGAATTGGAGTTTCTTCTTCCCAGCATTTTGTACGTCATTTTAACTACTagtaacaaataaataaaatattttctccagccCATGTCtattgttggatttttttttaatttcttccttaagTTTCCAGCTCTTTCTGGATCTGTTGTACTTTACTCTGacttctgtggtttcttctAATTATAAAAGGGCTTACATTATGACAGTGAGACACAGAGACAAGCAATGGCACCATCATTCAACACGGCTACTTCAATAAGGTTTTTAAATGAGATCTGTCACTTCCCCCTCACCCTTCCACaatttatagaaagaaaaatctcaatCTTTactcacacttttccccttGTAAACCATATAGTGACAGTTCAAAATATAAATCAGCCTTGAATTGTTGTACAGTTAAAGCTGGAGCCAGCGTGCCTGCCTTACACCTTCTCTCAGTTTTGTGTCTAGTCGGCAGTTCGCTCCcacttttaggaaaaaagagtAAGGAACACCTTTACAATACAGCATGTCACAAGCTGTAAATAGGGACAGAGGAGGTGacaaataattagaaaagaggACAGGAGGATTTGACCCCGCTGGCAGCACTTGGGCATGGCCAGGGTTGAGGAAGGATGGCAACCACGTTGAGAACGGGTTCCCTCAGACTTCCCTCCCTGCCAGTGGGAGATAGGCAAGGGGTGATGTAAATTTTACCTTTCCAACCTGCCACCTTGTCCCATGTGTGAGGGAGTGGGTCAGTCGTTACAGACCCCTGTACAGCCCTGCTGTCCGCAGCAGCGGTGGCATTGCCGGCCTTGGTGCAGAAAGCTGCTAGGCCAGGGACCGCCACCTCACTGAGCCGCTCCGAGAACAGCCTCTGATCCACGTAAACCTCTCGGCAATGGCAGAAGCCCAGCAATTTCCAGATGTACACCTCTTAGTTCCAAGGACTGAATGACACACGTCAGATATACAGTCGTATGAGGGACCACCATGTGGTGTTTTCCTCTGGCACACACAGATAACCGGAGAAAAGGGTCAGGTGTCCCGCTTCCAGCCCTGAGAAGCTGGGTGCTGGTAAGATCTGGTGTGTTTTTccttcacagaatcatagaacagtttaggatggaaaagatctctaaggtcatcaagtccagcACAGTAATGGAGCTGAACAGTCTAGTAGCCCTGGTTGTTTGAGgtcttttaaagctgttttggtttagttttctttctcttctagCTTTTTTGTGCTTCTAAAACCTACTGAAAGGCTAACAACATTAAAATCACTGTCTTTAGAAGGCAGTTGACTTTTTCTGGTCTGAGATATGGGCACAGCTGGATGGAATAAATTTCCTTGAAAAGATGTGCATATATATCTtcatttgaatatttaaaacagaaagaaaaaactcctGGGCTTACCTTTCTAGTACTCTGTAGTACCATGGTCTTACTATTTATATGCTAAGAAGCTCAGACATTCATTATAATTTGCATTTGGCCTACATACCAGCTTTGAACTGGAGATACGTTCACTGCAAAGTCCTGTGTACTTTATAGAGAATTACACTGATCAAAAGAAGATAACAGGGAGGGAATTCACACACCTTAATCAGCTTTTGGTCGGGGCCACAGAGATaagacttcttttttctctctccccagtGATGCAGGCTAGATTTCTGTTTGGGGTTTCTCTGTGTGCTCTGCCACCCATGTGCTGCGCAGTTGATTCACACACACGTTATAGGACCGAGGCATCAAGAGCATGTCAGATTTGCCGAGCATGTGCTAAGACATCTGAGCAACACATGCGCACAGTAGGTATGGTGCGCCTTGGATGGGTCAGTGGAACAGACAGTGCCATGGCTCCGCTCCAGCTGCCTGTCAGCGGCGGTGCCTGGCTGGGAAAGGGGACCCACCAAAAGGGTCCCAAAGGGACTGCGTCAAAAATGAGGCGGTGGTTTAACCTTGTAGTTTACCTTCtcctgagggggggggggggggggggggggggcgggacaggacaaaaaaaaccaaaccaaaacaaaaaaaaaaaaggagcgGTAGACAACTGTACTGTAGGGGACTGGTGTTTCTTTGTGCTATCCAGTGTACAGGAATAAACCTAAAACTGTTAGTTCCAAAAGGTTTCTTAAAGGAGAAGCACTGAGACACTAGTAGAAGACTGAGACAAGAATGCTGATTTGCTTAACCCAATGATCCCCTTACAcactctgcctttgctttttaaaaagcatgcatCTTATTTGCTCCAAATAACTCAAACCTGCCTTAGAAACCACTTTCTTAATTAGTGAAGTACAACAGTCAATATCAGCAGAAGAAGGtccaaaatttttttctgagtcatTCTGCTTGGTTGGATGATTGCACTAAACAGCAGCTTCTGAAGGGAAGAGctgcataatttaaaatttcagggagaaaaaaaatctgtatttggaTTTAGTCAAAACACTGGAGGTATCACTggtacatatttttaataatcatcAGATCTTGGCCTTAAGGTATCAAAAAGATTAACTGTAATAAGATTCAGACaccttgctttatttttttctttttttatcagctGAGACTGAAACCAGAAATACACAGCAATGCACAGGTATCATAACGAATCCCAGTGCAGATTTTTGGTGCTACCTTGTAATGCAGCTTCGTAAAAACATCTGAAGCCTGTCTGCACTGCCTGCCTGGGAATGTAGCTGATGACTTTAAGGTGCCCTTTGACAATGTGTGGCTTCTGGCTGCCTGAATTTCTCCTCTAGCTTTTATGGGTCTGGGGGAAGAAATTTTAACTGTCACTTTCTCCCtttcttattattttctaaaaatattgaaaataaaattcacgATCTGCCTTTTTTGAATGATCAAGGAGCAAGATATGAGGATCAAATTATATACTGACATAAAAGAAGAACGTTTGggtttgcattaaaaaaaccccaaacttctAAGTTGTGATAAGCAATAACTCCTACTTGCTGTGATACAGATGTAAATCACATAGCTTGGGCATGAATCAAATGGAGGAGTTACATTGACTCCCAGTAAAAgttctgcaaataaaatttgaaatcGCCatgtttgcctttcttttttaaagaatgccTTACGGAAACAGCCATATTCCAATTCATATTACAAgagatcaaaagaaaaaaggttaaaataacATCTCCATCTCTCTCTAGAATAATTGAGAGCTATATCTTATCCTTCTGTCTAGTATATCAGTATGGATTCCGGCAAGAAAGCAATTGGAAAGAATTAATGTGTGTCAGTTACAGCTCATCTGGGACAGCAACACTCAAATTCATTCATCATAATTTTATAGTTATTGCATGGCACCACTACAGAGCACTGTTAAGtttgtttgatttatttaatgATGAATTTGCAGACCTTaatattgtttttcctttaaattaaaCTTTACTGTTTCTCTATGTTTTGTAATTAGTTTCTTGAGATATAAAGGCACAGTCTTTTCTGTAGGTAAGAAAAGAGACTTATTGTCAATCCCAGTTCTGTATTAGGGTATTCTTTTATTCcgataattaaaaaattatgctCTATAGATGTAacatacatgtatttatttctctaaacaaaGGTACCAAAAGCCTAGGAATGCATCAGTATATTTAGACATCTGAAAAATGTACATTTGATATGTTTACCCATAAAAGTTTAGGCCAGTGTGCCAAGCTTCTTAACAACACACTTTATGAGTGATTAGTATAGAATAAAGCCAACAATGACAATAATTGCAACAGTAGGCATGAAGAACTTATTTTttggggacacacacacacccggTTGTGTGTACTCAGTAAAGTTTGTTTCTAGACAATTACACTTCATGGCAAAGTTGAAGGCTAGCTGAACCTCTCTCCTTAGGATCTGAAGGACCTTGAATGCTCCTTAGGAAACAGATGTTCATGAGGAACAtagatttgtatttttgttgttaatttatttcaacTCCAAATGAGTGAAGAGGCTAGCGTTTGGGCGTTAAGTTAGATCTagcaaataaaaaggagaagaaaactaTGTGTACAATGGAAAGAACTTACTGAATGGATCTAAATCCTATGGTAGGTAATTTGATCTAATTT
Protein-coding sequences here:
- the GREM1 gene encoding gremlin-1, with protein sequence MVRTLYAIGAVCLLMGFLLPTAEGRKRNRGSQGAIPPPDKDQPNDSEQMQTQQQSGSRHRERGKGTSMPAEEVLESSQEALHITERKYLKRDWCKTQPLKQTIHEEGCNSRTIINRFCYGQCNSFYIPRHVRKEEGSFQSCSFCKPKKFTTMTVTLNCPELQPPRKKKRITRVKECRCISIDLD